From a region of the Kosakonia radicincitans DSM 16656 genome:
- a CDS encoding ParB/RepB/Spo0J family partition protein encodes MNTDVKAIFEQSRTLENLEGAAVLMRSLDKAPSSLRALSDFVTKARKSGNTEQFEEADIGRNNVFAVSPYWLFVEEGLNLRDVNYDRAVMFKHAYLERPQSVPVIRVKPVVVEGVTRLKIIDGHHRFAGLMMAIAEGASFQKITVEEFEGGKDEEVYNMIESANSLQLKMVERAEGFKRLIGWGHTIESIAQRLGVSLVTVRRSIVLANADFSIKMLVKEDKVSGDVAVDVINECQGTDRDPYEVLMESLKKAEGAGKTRVTAKFVSSKKKTGLKPKVIRKTFDSLLPTLSQLRDQIPPQPEGEHENQIEITETVPEEVVLRLTPEMARTLMATLAELESAKQAEDAEANGDNDGDSAENNGGADDATDADTDGANQQNGETEETQLHPVY; translated from the coding sequence ATGAACACCGACGTTAAAGCTATCTTCGAACAAAGCCGTACCCTGGAAAATCTGGAAGGCGCTGCGGTACTGATGCGCAGCTTAGACAAAGCGCCATCATCACTCCGAGCACTGAGCGATTTCGTAACCAAAGCGCGTAAAAGCGGCAATACGGAACAGTTCGAAGAAGCCGATATCGGGCGTAACAACGTCTTTGCGGTGAGCCCGTACTGGTTGTTTGTGGAAGAGGGACTGAACCTCCGCGACGTAAATTATGACCGTGCGGTAATGTTCAAACACGCTTATCTGGAACGTCCTCAGTCAGTGCCTGTCATCCGCGTTAAACCAGTAGTAGTGGAAGGCGTAACCCGCCTGAAAATCATTGATGGCCACCACCGTTTTGCTGGCCTGATGATGGCGATTGCTGAGGGCGCGAGCTTCCAGAAAATCACCGTCGAGGAATTTGAAGGCGGCAAGGACGAAGAAGTCTACAACATGATCGAGAGCGCCAACTCCCTTCAGTTGAAGATGGTGGAACGCGCTGAAGGCTTCAAGCGCCTGATTGGCTGGGGTCACACCATTGAGTCGATTGCTCAGCGTCTGGGTGTCTCTCTGGTCACCGTTCGCCGCAGTATCGTGCTGGCAAACGCTGACTTCAGCATCAAGATGCTGGTGAAAGAAGATAAGGTATCTGGTGACGTTGCCGTTGACGTTATTAACGAATGTCAGGGTACTGACCGCGACCCGTATGAAGTCCTGATGGAATCCCTGAAAAAGGCAGAAGGAGCTGGGAAAACCCGCGTCACTGCCAAATTCGTGAGTTCCAAGAAAAAGACTGGCCTGAAACCGAAAGTTATCCGTAAAACCTTCGACAGCCTGTTGCCAACCCTGAGCCAGCTGCGCGACCAGATCCCGCCGCAGCCGGAAGGTGAGCATGAAAATCAGATCGAAATTACGGAAACCGTGCCGGAAGAAGTCGTCTTACGCCTGACTCCTGAAATGGCCCGTACTCTGATGGCTACCCTGGCTGAACTGGAATCAGCAAAACAGGCAGAAGATGCTGAAGCTAATGGTGACAACGACGGTGATAGTGCTGAAAACAACGGCGGTGCTGACGATGCGACTGATGCCGATACCGATGGCGCTAACCAGCAGAATGGTGAAACTGAAGAGACTCAGCTGCACCCGGTGTACTAA
- a CDS encoding IS3-like element ISEc36 family transposase (programmed frameshift) yields MIDILGPEKRRRRSVQEKIALVQQSFEPGMTVSLVARQHGVAASQLFLWRKQYQEGSLTAVAAGEQVVPASELASAMKQIKELQRLLGKKTMENELLKEAVEYGRPKKVDSARALVAGGWRISLVSRCLRVSRAQLHAMARRSKDWQDRRCKRKPDDTDALARIHTVIGDLPTYGYRRVWALLRRQSETDDMAVINAKRVYRIMRQNALLLERKPEIPPSKRAHTGKVAVGESNQRWCSDGFEFSCDNGEKLRVTFALDCCDREALYWAASNGGYDSETVQDVMLGAVERRFGNSLPTSPVEWLTDNGSAYRSYQTRQFARMVGLEPKHTAVRSPESNGMAESFVKTMKRDYISIMPKPDGLTAVKNLAEAFEHYNEWHPHSALGYRSPREYLRRRTSNGLSDKKCMEI; encoded by the exons ATGATTGATATTTTAGGTCCAGAGAAGCGCAGACGGCGAAGTGTTCAGGAAAAAATCGCCCTTGTTCAGCAGAGTTTTGAGCCCGGAATGACCGTGTCGCTGGTCGCCCGTCAGCATGGCGTTGCTGCCAGTCAGCTGTTCCTGTGGCGTAAGCAGTATCAGGAAGGCAGCCTTACAGCCGTTGCCGCAGGAGAACAGGTTGTGCCCGCGTCGGAGCTGGCATCTGCGATGAAGCAAATTAAAGAGCTGCAGCGCCTGTTGGGCAAGAAAACCATGGAAAACGAGCTGCTAAAAGAAGCCGTTGAATATGGCCGAC CAAAAAAAGTGGATAGCGCACGTGCCCTTGTTGCCGGAGGATGGCGAATAAGCCTTGTCAGTCGTTGCCTCCGGGTCTCACGTGCGCAACTGCATGCCATGGCCCGTCGGTCGAAGGACTGGCAGGATCGTCGGTGCAAGCGCAAGCCTGATGATACTGACGCGCTGGCCCGTATCCATACCGTTATCGGCGATCTGCCCACCTATGGTTATCGTCGGGTATGGGCACTGCTGCGCAGACAATCAGAAACTGACGACATGGCGGTGATCAATGCCAAACGCGTATACCGCATCATGCGTCAGAATGCGCTGCTGCTTGAGCGTAAACCGGAAATACCGCCATCGAAGCGGGCGCATACAGGGAAAGTGGCCGTTGGAGAAAGTAACCAGCGGTGGTGCTCTGACGGCTTCGAGTTCAGCTGTGATAACGGTGAAAAACTGCGGGTCACGTTCGCTCTGGACTGTTGCGATCGCGAGGCACTTTACTGGGCGGCCAGTAACGGTGGATATGACAGTGAAACCGTGCAGGACGTCATGCTGGGTGCCGTGGAGCGTCGCTTCGGTAACAGCCTGCCGACATCCCCAGTTGAGTGGCTGACAGACAACGGTTCAGCCTACCGTTCTTATCAGACGCGTCAGTTCGCCAGAATGGTAGGACTGGAGCCTAAACATACGGCGGTACGTAGCCCGGAAAGCAACGGGATGGCAGAGAGCTTCGTGAAAACGATGAAGCGCGATTACATCAGCATCATGCCGAAACCCGACGGGTTAACAGCGGTAAAGAACCTTGCGGAGGCCTTCGAACATTACAACGAATGGCATCCGCATAGTGCACTGGGGTATCGTTCGCCACGGGAATATCTGCGGCGGCGAACCAGTAATGGGTTAAGTGATAAAAAGTGTATGGAAATATAG